The DNA region TCCATCTGGGGATTGATGAGGAAACGCTGGAGGTTCGGGCGGTGGAGATCACAGGGAGCCACATCGGCGATGCGCCGGTGTTACCCGACCTGCTCAAACAGATCCCGGCGCACGAGCAGATCGGCCGCGTCACAGCAGACGGCGCCTACGACACCCGCAAATGCCACGATGCCATCGCTGACCGCGGCGCCGACGCTGTCATTCCGCCCCGCAAGAACGCCAAACCCTGGAAGACAGTCGCCGCCGGCGCGGGCGCACGAAACGAGGCTCTGCGGGCATCGAAATACCTCGGTCGTGCCCTCTGGCGACGATGGAGTGGATACCACCCCCGAAGCCGCGTCGAGACGAAGATGCACTGTGTGAAACTGCTGGGTCAGCGCCTCATGGCACGGGACTTTGACCGACAGGTCGCCGAGCTTCAGGTCCGTATCGCTATTCTGAACCGTTACACCGCGCTTGGCACCCCCGTCACAGAGGCCGTGGGATAGATCTGTCCGGGGAAAGGGGAAATCCGGCCATCAACTCTTTGGTGCAACAGAGTCGTTTCATTCTGACAGTTCGGGTAGTGCCTCCGGCGATCTGATCTGACCGAATACGCATGTATTCGGACGGAACAGAGTGGGCGGAGGGCGAAGCCCGACCCACGGCCCTGACGATGACTGTCAATGGTGATCGGCGGCCTTGGCGCGGCCCGCAGGCGCAGCCGAGGACACGGGTCCACCGATCACGTCGCCTTGGCGGCGCTTGCCGATTGACCGGCATCGGCAGGGATGTTGGCATCGGTAGAGCGGCTGCGTTTCAAAGATGAGCATTCTCAGGTGCGTAGCGCCATGTCGCCTGCCTATGCAGATGAGCTGGTGCTGATCACCGACGCCGATCTGAATGATGCCGAGGTGCGCAACGCCGAACTCCTACACATCGCAAGGCACACGGTGGACCCTGAGGCCAGGAAGGTCGTTGGCGGCATTCTCGTAAAGCTGAAGGGCGAGCAAACCTTCGCGAGTATTCTAGCCGAAAGCGGGCTTGCAGATCGTGGATGGGCTAACTCTGATCTATGCGATCCACGCGGGCGAAGCCATCTGTATCCCGTCTCCGGAGCAAGCATGAGACAAGGTTATGACGATGCCCTGTAAGATGTCCGAAACGCGCTCGGGGTGCATCAGGTCAAGGCGGCGCTACCGTAGCAGCTGCAGACCGTTCGAAAAGTCGCGCAATGCGTTGAATTGTCTTGCTGCCATGAGGTTTGCAAGGGACTTTTGACCCTGCAGGGGAATCGGCGTGACCTTGCATGCCGCGGGCCGGAGGTCCGAATCCTCTTGCCCGACCGGCACCTTCCAAAGCCCTTCTTTCCGGCCGCGCCGACCGCCCGCCTGCCAAAAAAGCCAGCGTGACTTTGCCGCACCGCGGGGGGATTCATGTTCCTTGGGGAAGGGTTTGTTTCGGTAGCGTCACCTTTTTCTGCTGGAAGGTGTTTTGACGAGTAAGTGAGGTCCCCATGAACGCCTGGTGGAGTGTGTCCGTCTGCATCAACCGGACTCTCGGCGGAGGGCAGTCGGAACCCTTGTGTTCCCGCGTCTATCGGCAGCCGCCCTCGCGGTGGCGAAGCGCCTTCATGCTGTTGATGGATCGCGCATTTTCGGAAACGTCGCATTGCGAGAACATCCATATCCGCTGGCGCGACCTGGGCGGAACCTGAGGCAGAGCGGTTCGCAGCCCGCGCCAAGGCCATTGTGCCGCGGCGGACGCATCCGGCGGCGCCCTTTCGGCGACAGGCCCGGCTGCAAGGTCCGATCAGCGTTTCCCCGATCTCCGCGCAACCCGCCCCGCGGTGATACGGGCGGCGGCGTGTCGACCGCCGGACCGCATCGGCGCGGCGGCAAAATAATGCGCCCGAAACCGTCGGAAACCGCCGCCGCCCCTTGTTCTTTTCCCGAGCCGCCCATAGAACGCGCCCCGGAAACTGCTGGGGGGCAAGGAATGCCGCTTCTGGTGATGAAATTCGGCGGCACCTCGGTGGCCGACCTGGACCGCATCAAGAACGCCGCACTGAAGGTTCAACGCGAGGTCGAGCGCGGCTATGACGTCATCGTCATCGTCAGCGCCATGTCCGGCAAGACCAATGAACTGGTGGGCTGGGTCGAGGCGACCTCGCCGCTGTTCGACGCGCGCGAATACGACGCCGTGGTCGCCTCTGGCGAGAACGTGACGGCGGGACTGATGGCGCTGACCCTGCAGGAGATGGGCGTGCCGGCGCGCAGCTGGCAGGGCTGGCAGGTGCCGATCAACACCACCGCCGCCCATTCCGCGGCGCGTTTCGTGGACATTCCGCGCCACAACATCGACCAGAAATTCGCCGAGGGCATGAAGGTCGCCGTGGTCGCGGGCTTCCAGGGCCTGTCGCCCGAGGGCCGCATCACCACGCTGGGCCGGGGCGGCTCGGACACCACCGCCGTCGCCTTCGCCGCCGCCTTCGGCGCCGAGCGCTGCGACATCTATACCGATGTGGACGGGGTCTATACCACCGACCCGCGCATCACCTCCAAGGCGCGCAAGCTTGACAAGATCGCCTTCGAGGAAATGCTGGAACTGGCCAGCCTGGGCGCGAAGGTCTTGCAGACCCGCTCGGTCGAGCTGGCGATGCGTTACAAGGTCCGCCTGCGGGTTCTGAGCTCGTTCGAGGATACGGATGAGACCAGCGGCACCCTGGTCTGCGATGAGGATGAAATCATGGAATCGAAAGTCGTCAGCGGCGTCGCCTATTCCCGCGAAGAGGCCAAGATCACCCTGGTCACCGTCGAGGACCGCCCGGGCATCTCGGCCGCGATCTTCGCGCCTTTGGCCGAGGCCGGCGTGAACGTCGACATGATCGTGCAGAACATCTCGGAAAAGGATTACGAGGATCACCCGGGTTCGGTGACCGACATGACCTTCTCCTGCCCGGTCAGCCAGGTCGCCCGCGCCCGCAAGGCGATGGAAGAGGCCAAAGCCGCCGGCCATATCGCCTATGACGATCTGGTCGTGGACACCGAGGTCTGCAAGGTCTCGGTCGTGGGCATCGGCATGCGCAGCCATGCCGGCGTCGCCGCGCGCATGTTCAAGGCGCTTGCCGATGAAAACATCAACATCAAGGTGATCTCCACCAGCGAGATCAAGATTTCGGTGTTGATCGACCGCAAATATATGGAACTGGCGGTGCAGGCGCTGCATGATGCCTTCGAGCTGGAACAGGCCTGACCCAGGGGCCGCAGCCTGACGCGGAGGATCATGGCCGAGCGCAAGGAAAGCGAGTCGCGCAAGCTGCTGCTGCGGCTGCGTGAGACTCTGGCCGCCCCCGGAGGCGGCCAGCACCGTCTGGACCAGATCACCCATCACATCGCCGATTCGATGGGGACGCAGGTCTGCTCGATCTATCTGTTCCGCGATCCCGACACGCTGGAGCTTTGCGCGACCGAGGGGCTGAAGCCCGAATCGGTGCACAAGACCCGGCTGCGCCTGGGCGAGGGGCTGGTCGGCCGCGTCGCCCGCAGCGGCCGGCACGTGAACACCGCCAACGCCCCCGGCGAGCCCGGCTTCCGCTTCATGCCCGAGACCGGCGAAGAGGTCTTTCCCAGTTTCCTGGGCGTGCCGATCCAGCGCGTCGGCGAAAGGCTGGGCGTGCTGGTCGTGCAGTCGCGCGAGTCGCGGCAGTTCTCCGAGGATGAGATCTACGGGCTCGAAGTCGTCGCCATGGTGCTGGCCGAAATGGCCGAACTGGGCGCCTTCCTGGGCTCGCAATCGGACAGCATGCCGCTGGCGCACCGCTTTCCGGTGATGTTCCGCGGCGGCACCGGGCAAGAGGGCTGCGCCGAGGGCCGCGTCTGGCTGCACGAGCCGCGGGTGGTGGTGACGAACCCCGTCGCCGACGACCCCCTCAAGGAACGGGCCCGGCTGATCGAGGCCGTCGCCATGCTGCGCAGCAAGGTCGATTCCATGCTGGCCGAGACCGACATGGCCAAGGGCGACAGCGCCGAGGTGATGGAGACCTATCGCATGTTCGCCCATTCCCGCAGCTGGCTGCGGCGGATGGAGGAATCGATCGACCTGGGCCTGTCGGCCGAGGCGGCGGTCGAAAAGGAGCAGAGCCAGGCCCGCGCCCGGCTGGAAAGCGCCGCCGACCCCTATCTGCGCGACCGGCTGCACGATCTCGACGACCTGTCGAACCGGCTCTTGCGCATCCTGACCGGTCAGGGCCGCGACACCGGCGCCGAAATGCCCGAGAACCCGATCCTGGTCGCCCGCAACATCGGTCCGGCCGAGCTGCTGGACTATGGCCGCCGGCTGAAGGGCGTGGTGCTGGAAGAGGGCTCGGTCGGCAGCCATGCCGCCATCGTCGCCCGGGCGCTGGCGATCCCGCTGGTGATCCATGCCGAGCGCATCACCTCCGAGGCGCTGAACGGCGATCCGATCCTGGTGGACGGCGACATGGGCACGGTGCACCTGCGCCCCGAGGAATCGGTCGCCGCGGCCTTTCGCGACAAGATGGCCATGCAGGCCGAGGCGCAGAGCCGCTATGCCGGGCTGCGCGACCTGCCGGCGACCGCGACCTGCGGCACCACGATCCAGCTCTACATGAACGCGGGGCTGATGGCCGACCTGCCCAGCCTGGAAAGCTCGGGCGCCGAGGGCGTGGGTCTGTTCCGGACCGAGCTGCAGTTCCTGACCCGCACCCGCGTGCCGCGCCGGGGCGAGCTGGCGGCGCTCTATGCCCATGTGCTGGACAACGCCCATGGCAAGCCGGTGATGTTCCGCACGCTCGACATCGGCTCGGACAAGGTCCTGCCCTATATGAAGCCGCAGGACGAGCCTAACCCGGCCATGGGTTGGCGGGCGATCCGCGTCGGCCTGGACAAGCGGGGCGTGCTGCGCATGCAGCTGCAGGCGCTGATCCGCGCGGCCGTGGGGCGGCCGCTGCATGTCATGTTCCCCTTCGTCACCGAGATGGGCGAGTTCGAGGAGGCGCACCGGCTGCTGATGGAGCAGATCGCCCGCGAACAGCGCCTGGGCCATGCCATGCCGGTCGACGTGCGGGTGGGCGCGATGCTGGAGACGCCCTCGCTGGCCTTTGCGCCGAAGAAATTCTTCGAGATGTGCGATTTCATCTCGGTGGGCGGCAACGATCTGAAGCAGTTCTTCTTTGCCGCCGACCGCGAGAACGAGCGCGTGCGCCGCCGCTACGACACGCTGAACACCTCGTTCATCACGCTATTGGACCAGATCGTGCGGCGCTGCGACGAGGCACGCGTGCCGGTGTCGTTCTGCGGCGAGGACGCCGGCCGGCCCATCGAGGCGGTGACCTTCGCCGCGCTGGGTTTCCGGCGGCTGTCGATGCGGCCGGCCTCGATCGGGCCGGTCAAGCACCTGATCCGGCGCGTGAACCTGGCCGATCTGCGCCGGGTGATCGACGACGCCCGCGACCTGGGCGAGACCAACCTGCGGCGCTGCATCACCGAATGGCTGGCGCGCCAGTAGGACCGCCGCGTCACTGGGACGCGGGACCGCGACGCGGCAGGTTGCCCAACACGACACGATAGAGGAGGCTGGGCCCTTAACCGGGAAATCCGCCTCGATCCGGCCGGAAATGCCGGTCCTATGTCGATCCTCACCGAAATCCAGGGCGGTTTCCGCTCGACATCCTGTGAGCAACTGCTTTGCCATCACGAACGCGTGGGTCGCGGAGCGCGACGACTGAGCGGAATCCCAGGTCCCGCTTAGGCTTTTGCGGATACGGAGGTAGAATTTTCTCGGAAGGATGGACGAGGGAATTTCTATGAAGAGGAGCCTTTTCACCGAAGCCTGGACCATGGGCGTGCCGCGTCAGGCGTCGGGCTGGCGTCTCCGAGTTGTGCCGCGAGCAAGGGATCATGCCTCGCAAGTGGCGAGCGGAGGATGGCGGCATGAACGCCTCCATGTTCGCCGACCCGAGCATGCAGGCCGATCTGCTGCGAGAGGCACTTGGAAAAAAGTGACGGTCAGGTTGGGAGTTGGCCGAGCAGTCGATGGCTGCGAAGGGGACTGGCATCGCGCCCGACCATTGTCCTCGAATCAATGGTTGGTCTCGGCCTGCCGGGTATCCGGCGTCAGTGAGAAGATTACCGTATCAGACACGCGAAGAGGCAAGGCAGGATGTGTTCGATGGCATCGAGATGCTCTGCGACCCGCAGCGCAAGCTATGCGAGGAATGGGATATTGTCGCCCGCCGCGTTCGAGCGACGGCAGATGATGAGACCCAAGGTGTCCAGGAAACTCGAGGCTATTCAATCCAGGCGGTGAAGTGATCGAAGCAGCGCGGGACGTGAGCCAGCCAAAGGAGAGCAAGTGAGGCGCGGAGTGATCCTCTGCCGCGCCTCGCCGTCATCATCGAACGCAATCGCGTGTCAGGCGACCTCGGAACTCGGCCCTGCGGCCGTCTCCTTGATGCTCGTCATCGCGGCCTCTTCCGTCCAGGCCCGTCCGGACACATCGGGAACCCCGATCAGGGACCAAGCCCAGGCGCCTTGGCCGGGTGCTTCGGGAGCGTAGGAAATGCGACCGACGGGCCGGTCACTGAAGGAAATGGTCCAGTCTCCAGAAATGGTGTTGCCATCGACAATCGTAGGAACGCGAGTCCACATGCGACGTCCTTTCTTCAGTTCTTTGTTGGTCATCCGGCGTAAGTGCCAGCAAGAGGCGCGGCCGACGGACGAAAGGGAACGCCCCGCTCTTGGCATTGGGCGTCACACGGATCCGGATGATCTCCGAAAATCCTCACAGTTCTGTAACCACTCATGGCCTTCTGCGCAATCGGTTTGAGATCGGTGGTCAGCGCAAAGACGAGTGACGCGACGACGCCCGCCGGGGCCGGCCCCTGCCGCGCGATGAAGGCTGCGCAGTATGCTGATGCATGCGCAATGATCGGAATGACGGTCCAGGGTGCGATCCGCATCCTTCCGCAATCGGTGCGCACCGGCACATCAAAGGTCGGCAGATGGGCGGAAGCCTGCGCCGATCTGAACGAGATCGCGGCCTTGGGCCGGTCGATCAAGCGCGGTGCCGACCTGATCAGAGGCGATACGGCGTCGTCACCCTGGAAGGCCAGCGGCTTGGCCGAGAAACTGTGGTCAAGCCAAATCCAGAACAAATCGTCGACAAGGGCGGCCAGCCCTACCAGCATGAGAATTATCTGGGCGATGCGGT from Paracoccus aminovorans includes:
- a CDS encoding aspartate kinase, with the translated sequence MPLLVMKFGGTSVADLDRIKNAALKVQREVERGYDVIVIVSAMSGKTNELVGWVEATSPLFDAREYDAVVASGENVTAGLMALTLQEMGVPARSWQGWQVPINTTAAHSAARFVDIPRHNIDQKFAEGMKVAVVAGFQGLSPEGRITTLGRGGSDTTAVAFAAAFGAERCDIYTDVDGVYTTDPRITSKARKLDKIAFEEMLELASLGAKVLQTRSVELAMRYKVRLRVLSSFEDTDETSGTLVCDEDEIMESKVVSGVAYSREEAKITLVTVEDRPGISAAIFAPLAEAGVNVDMIVQNISEKDYEDHPGSVTDMTFSCPVSQVARARKAMEEAKAAGHIAYDDLVVDTEVCKVSVVGIGMRSHAGVAARMFKALADENINIKVISTSEIKISVLIDRKYMELAVQALHDAFELEQA
- the ptsP gene encoding phosphoenolpyruvate--protein phosphotransferase, which produces MAERKESESRKLLLRLRETLAAPGGGQHRLDQITHHIADSMGTQVCSIYLFRDPDTLELCATEGLKPESVHKTRLRLGEGLVGRVARSGRHVNTANAPGEPGFRFMPETGEEVFPSFLGVPIQRVGERLGVLVVQSRESRQFSEDEIYGLEVVAMVLAEMAELGAFLGSQSDSMPLAHRFPVMFRGGTGQEGCAEGRVWLHEPRVVVTNPVADDPLKERARLIEAVAMLRSKVDSMLAETDMAKGDSAEVMETYRMFAHSRSWLRRMEESIDLGLSAEAAVEKEQSQARARLESAADPYLRDRLHDLDDLSNRLLRILTGQGRDTGAEMPENPILVARNIGPAELLDYGRRLKGVVLEEGSVGSHAAIVARALAIPLVIHAERITSEALNGDPILVDGDMGTVHLRPEESVAAAFRDKMAMQAEAQSRYAGLRDLPATATCGTTIQLYMNAGLMADLPSLESSGAEGVGLFRTELQFLTRTRVPRRGELAALYAHVLDNAHGKPVMFRTLDIGSDKVLPYMKPQDEPNPAMGWRAIRVGLDKRGVLRMQLQALIRAAVGRPLHVMFPFVTEMGEFEEAHRLLMEQIAREQRLGHAMPVDVRVGAMLETPSLAFAPKKFFEMCDFISVGGNDLKQFFFAADRENERVRRRYDTLNTSFITLLDQIVRRCDEARVPVSFCGEDAGRPIEAVTFAALGFRRLSMRPASIGPVKHLIRRVNLADLRRVIDDARDLGETNLRRCITEWLARQ